Proteins encoded within one genomic window of Pygocentrus nattereri isolate fPygNat1 chromosome 11, fPygNat1.pri, whole genome shotgun sequence:
- the LOC108412345 gene encoding beta-2-microglobulin-like, whose amino-acid sequence MAGAATAVCLVLLWGVFVSALSASPDVHVFAKKLETESKKLILTCLATGFYPKDVVMSLRKSKSSLPEHLLTSSGVRPNEDGTYQLRKSVEILEDEAADYDCYVIHSSISTPVIKQWDVKCSNCQRSLSGGVTARVSIGVSVALLAVLGGIMCL is encoded by the exons ATGGCGGGAGCGGCTACAGCAGTCTGTCTCGTCTTACTGTGGGGTGTATTTGTTTCAGCTCTTTCAG CTTCTCCAGATGTTCATGTTTTTGCAAAGAAACTTGAAACTGAATCGAAGAAGCTGATCCTGACCTGCCTGGCCACGGGCTTCTATCCCAAAGACGTGGTGATGAGTCTGAGGAAGTCCAAGAGTTCACTGCCTGAACATCTACTAACATCTTCAGGAGTCAGACCCAATGAAGATGGAACCTACCAGCTGAGGAAGAGTGTGGAGATCCTGGAGGATGAAGCAGCAGATTATGACTGTTATGTGATTCACAGCTCCATCAGCACCCCAGTAATTAAACAGTGGG ATGTAAAATGCAGTAACTGCCAGAGAAGTCTGAGCGGAGGAGTGACTGCAAGAGTGAGTATAGGAGTGTCGGTGGCTCTGCTGGCTGTGCTGGGTGGGATCATGTGTTTGTAA